A portion of the Oscillospiraceae bacterium genome contains these proteins:
- a CDS encoding sugar ABC transporter permease, with protein MIFLAAKTAIKEPKRSSALVRRETFASYCFLLPSLIFFLGFVIYPMILCVVTSFFDSTMNRADVFVGLANYKELFTDPIFLGALKNTFIIVIVSVPVTCVFSLWVSSAIVDLPEWATSLFRCVFYLPVVTGSVAVTVVWKWMYNNYYGIFNYLGKSLGLIDKNINWLGDERFALGCIILILLTTSVGQPIVLYVSALGNVDQSIVEAAEVDGATDFQCFWKIKWPAIMPTTLYILVITTINSFQCFALIQLLTSGGPNHSTDTIMYYIYYTAFKLYRYGYGNAMGVVLAVIIAILSAVQFKLGNQDN; from the coding sequence GTGATTTTCTTGGCTGCAAAAACAGCGATCAAGGAGCCAAAGCGCAGCAGCGCCCTGGTCCGGCGTGAAACATTCGCCTCCTACTGCTTCCTGCTGCCCAGCCTGATCTTCTTCCTGGGCTTCGTCATCTACCCCATGATCCTCTGCGTGGTGACCAGCTTCTTTGATTCCACCATGAACCGTGCCGACGTGTTTGTAGGTCTGGCAAACTACAAAGAACTGTTTACCGACCCCATCTTCCTGGGTGCTCTGAAGAACACCTTCATCATCGTGATCGTCTCGGTGCCCGTGACCTGCGTCTTTTCGCTGTGGGTCTCCTCGGCCATCGTAGACCTGCCGGAGTGGGCCACCAGCCTTTTCCGCTGCGTGTTCTACCTGCCCGTGGTCACCGGCTCCGTTGCCGTCACCGTGGTGTGGAAGTGGATGTACAACAACTACTACGGCATCTTCAACTATCTGGGCAAGAGCCTGGGCCTCATCGACAAAAACATCAACTGGCTGGGTGACGAGCGGTTTGCACTGGGCTGCATCATCCTGATCCTTCTCACCACCTCGGTGGGTCAGCCCATCGTGCTGTATGTTTCGGCCCTGGGCAACGTGGACCAGTCCATCGTGGAAGCCGCCGAAGTGGACGGCGCTACCGATTTCCAGTGCTTCTGGAAGATCAAGTGGCCCGCCATCATGCCCACCACCCTGTACATTCTGGTCATCACCACCATCAACTCCTTCCAGTGCTTTGCGCTGATCCAGCTGTTGACTTCCGGCGGCCCCAACCACAGCACCGACACCATTATGTACTACATCTACTACACCGCGTTCAAGCTGTACCGCTACGGCTACGGCAATGCCATGGGCGTTGTGCTGGCGGTCATCATCGCCATCCTGTCGGCTGTCCAGTTCAAGCTGGGCAACCAGGATAATTAA
- a CDS encoding ROK family protein: MKQYFGIDIGGTAVKLGIVDETGKVLCKGEQSVNFDGYQTPVLDTVRKAAKEFLTAQAIPVESLSGIGVSATGQIDSRKGIVAGTCGNFPNYIGSPIKAALEQDFGLPVTVANDANCMTLGEVWVGGAQGYTDVIGVTLGTGVGGGILTGGRLLEGARGLGGELGHYRTHALDGVPCTCGATGCWERYAATTALVRTAKEKNPAWTDGRAIFAAAEAGDPEVLALLDAWTDEIAQGLAGMVHIFNPQLILIGGGVSAQQKLLIAPIAAKVKASVMPAFAEGLEVRAAQLHNDAGMVGAVYYFRQTMEEKE; the protein is encoded by the coding sequence ATGAAACAGTATTTTGGCATTGACATCGGCGGCACCGCCGTCAAGCTGGGCATCGTGGACGAGACCGGCAAAGTGCTGTGCAAAGGCGAGCAGAGCGTGAACTTTGACGGCTACCAGACCCCCGTGCTGGACACCGTGCGCAAGGCCGCAAAGGAGTTTTTAACAGCACAGGCCATCCCGGTGGAAAGTCTTTCCGGCATCGGCGTGTCCGCCACCGGCCAGATCGACAGCCGCAAGGGCATCGTGGCCGGCACCTGCGGCAATTTCCCCAACTACATCGGCAGCCCCATCAAGGCCGCGCTGGAGCAGGACTTTGGCCTGCCCGTCACGGTGGCCAACGACGCCAACTGCATGACCCTTGGCGAAGTATGGGTCGGCGGGGCACAGGGCTATACCGACGTCATCGGTGTGACGCTGGGCACCGGCGTGGGCGGCGGCATCCTGACCGGCGGCCGCCTGCTGGAAGGTGCCCGGGGCCTGGGAGGCGAGCTGGGCCACTACCGCACCCACGCACTGGACGGCGTACCCTGCACCTGTGGGGCCACCGGCTGCTGGGAGCGCTACGCCGCCACCACCGCCCTTGTGCGTACCGCAAAGGAGAAGAACCCTGCCTGGACAGACGGACGTGCCATCTTTGCCGCAGCAGAAGCCGGGGACCCGGAGGTGCTGGCCCTGCTGGACGCCTGGACCGACGAGATCGCGCAGGGCCTTGCCGGCATGGTGCACATCTTCAACCCGCAGCTGATCCTGATCGGCGGCGGCGTGAGCGCCCAGCAGAAGCTGCTCATCGCCCCCATTGCCGCCAAAGTAAAGGCATCGGTGATGCCCGCCTTTGCCGAGGGGCTGGAGGTCCGCGCCGCACAGCTGCACAACGACGCCGGTATGGTGGGTGCCGTATACTACTTCCGCCAGACCATGGAAGAAAAGGAGTAA
- a CDS encoding dihydrodipicolinate synthase family protein, with translation MKDITKYQGVFPAFYACYDAEGNISVEGVKALTRHLIAKGVKGVYVGGSSGECIYQHVDERKTVLEAVMSEAKGKITVIAHVGCNNTADSVELARHAESVGVDAIASIPPIYFHLPEYAIAKYWNDMSAAAPNTEFVIYNIPQLAGTALTMSLLKEMLKNPNVVAVKNSSMPTQDIQMFKDAGIAARGEGNFVVFNGPDEQFVSGRVIGADGGIGGTYAVMPELYLAMNDHINKGEIKEAQAIQYDADRIIYKMCEAHGNLYAVQKEILRRMYGLELGGVREPMPGLIPEDEPIVAEAQAMIEAAIAKL, from the coding sequence ATGAAAGATATCACCAAATATCAGGGTGTGTTCCCTGCCTTTTACGCCTGCTATGACGCAGAGGGCAACATCTCGGTGGAGGGCGTCAAGGCCCTCACCCGCCACCTGATCGCCAAGGGCGTCAAGGGCGTGTATGTGGGCGGCTCCTCCGGCGAGTGCATCTACCAGCATGTGGACGAGCGCAAGACCGTTCTGGAGGCTGTGATGAGCGAGGCCAAGGGCAAGATCACCGTCATTGCTCATGTTGGCTGCAACAACACCGCCGACAGCGTGGAGCTGGCCCGCCATGCCGAGAGCGTGGGCGTGGACGCCATCGCTTCCATCCCGCCCATCTACTTCCACCTGCCGGAGTACGCCATTGCCAAGTACTGGAACGACATGTCCGCGGCTGCTCCCAACACCGAGTTCGTCATCTACAACATCCCCCAGCTGGCTGGCACAGCCCTGACCATGAGCCTGCTGAAGGAGATGCTGAAGAACCCCAACGTGGTGGCCGTGAAGAACAGCTCCATGCCCACCCAGGACATCCAGATGTTCAAGGATGCCGGCATCGCCGCCCGCGGCGAGGGCAACTTCGTGGTGTTCAACGGCCCCGATGAGCAGTTCGTTTCCGGCCGTGTGATCGGTGCCGACGGCGGCATCGGCGGCACCTACGCCGTGATGCCGGAGCTGTACCTGGCCATGAACGACCACATCAACAAGGGCGAGATCAAAGAAGCACAGGCCATCCAGTACGACGCCGACCGCATCATCTACAAGATGTGCGAAGCCCACGGCAACCTGTACGCCGTGCAGAAGGAGATCCTGCGCCGGATGTATGGTCTGGAGCTGGGCGGCGTGCGCGAGCCCATGCCCGGCCTGATCCCGGAGGATGAGCCCATCGTGGCCGAAGCACAGGCCATGATCGAAGCTGCCATCGCAAAACTGTAA
- a CDS encoding N-acetylmannosamine-6-phosphate 2-epimerase, protein MDKEKLFAQIKGGLIVSCQALETEPLYTKEGGVMPLMAKAAAMSGAVAIRANTVRDITQIKQVVDLPVIGIIKKDYPGTPMYITVTMKEVDELVACGVDILAVQGTGALRPDGSTSAEFIRAIKAKYPDQLLMADCDNFENAMLCAEAGADFVGTTMRGYTPETQGINDIDFEFVHKLATECPAKIIAEGHIHYPEQAVKALEAGAFALVVGGAITRPAEITARFTGAINAMNK, encoded by the coding sequence ATGGATAAGGAAAAACTGTTTGCTCAGATCAAGGGCGGTCTGATCGTCTCTTGTCAGGCACTGGAGACCGAACCGCTGTACACCAAGGAGGGCGGCGTGATGCCCCTGATGGCCAAGGCTGCCGCCATGAGCGGTGCCGTGGCCATCCGTGCCAACACCGTGCGCGACATCACCCAGATCAAGCAGGTGGTGGACCTGCCGGTCATCGGCATCATCAAAAAGGATTACCCCGGCACCCCCATGTACATCACTGTCACCATGAAGGAAGTGGACGAGCTGGTGGCCTGCGGTGTGGATATCCTGGCAGTCCAGGGCACCGGGGCCCTGCGGCCTGACGGCTCCACCTCCGCCGAGTTCATCCGTGCCATCAAGGCTAAGTACCCGGATCAGCTGCTCATGGCCGACTGCGACAACTTTGAGAACGCCATGCTCTGCGCTGAGGCCGGGGCCGACTTTGTGGGCACCACCATGCGGGGTTACACCCCCGAGACCCAGGGTATCAACGACATCGACTTTGAGTTTGTGCACAAGCTGGCCACCGAGTGCCCGGCCAAGATCATTGCCGAGGGCCACATCCACTACCCGGAGCAGGCCGTCAAGGCACTGGAAGCCGGGGCCTTTGCCCTGGTGGTGGGCGGTGCCATCACCCGCCCGGCTGAGATCACGGCACGCTTCACCGGTGCCATCAACGCCATGAACAAGTAA
- a CDS encoding DUF6465 family protein has translation MAEKKTPAVSPATESAADPKTRKPAAKAPARRGRPPLAPELYVELNGKQYNITDVIDRAKADYRATHKVGVQSCKVYVKPEEGAAYYVINKVSGKLDL, from the coding sequence ATGGCTGAGAAAAAGACTCCTGCAGTTTCCCCCGCAACGGAATCTGCTGCGGACCCCAAGACCCGCAAACCTGCCGCAAAGGCACCTGCCCGCCGCGGCCGTCCGCCGCTGGCTCCGGAGCTGTATGTGGAACTGAACGGCAAACAGTACAACATTACCGATGTCATCGACCGTGCCAAGGCCGACTACCGCGCCACCCACAAGGTGGGCGTGCAGTCCTGCAAGGTATACGTCAAGCCGGAAGAGGGCGCTGCCTACTACGTCATCAACAAGGTCTCCGGCAAACTGGACCTGTAA
- a CDS encoding GDSL-type esterase/lipase family protein, which produces MKKHILCLGDSNTHGYCADPNDCADHGIRFNEDERWTCRLQKALGDEYLVTEEGLSGRTTVFVDPIHESMDALSVIYSLLKSHEVIDLLIIMLGTNDVKERFGANAACIAAGMERLILKAKSVDCWGTKQPNILVVAPPPIGAGFHDAVMGDGCVEKSAGVAEQFRIICARQNVHFLDAKNCAFNQVDFMHLTCKGHAQLAEMLAKEVPALL; this is translated from the coding sequence ATGAAAAAGCACATTCTCTGCCTGGGCGATTCCAACACCCACGGCTATTGCGCTGACCCCAATGACTGTGCCGACCACGGCATCCGCTTCAACGAGGACGAGCGCTGGACCTGCCGCCTGCAAAAGGCGCTGGGCGACGAATATCTGGTGACCGAGGAGGGCCTTTCCGGCCGCACCACCGTGTTCGTGGACCCCATCCACGAGTCCATGGACGCCCTGAGCGTGATCTACTCCCTGCTCAAGAGCCATGAGGTCATTGACCTGCTCATCATCATGCTGGGCACCAACGACGTGAAAGAGCGCTTTGGTGCCAACGCCGCCTGCATTGCAGCCGGTATGGAGCGCCTGATCCTCAAGGCCAAGAGCGTGGACTGCTGGGGCACCAAACAGCCCAACATTCTGGTGGTGGCACCGCCGCCCATCGGGGCCGGGTTCCATGACGCGGTCATGGGCGACGGCTGTGTGGAGAAATCCGCCGGTGTGGCCGAGCAGTTCCGCATCATCTGCGCGCGCCAGAACGTGCACTTCCTGGATGCAAAGAACTGCGCGTTCAACCAGGTGGATTTCATGCACCTGACCTGCAAAGGTCATGCTCAGCTGGCTGAGATGCTGGCAAAAGAAGTTCCTGCATTGCTCTGA
- a CDS encoding carbohydrate ABC transporter permease, with product MSATAATKKQKPLKRHPSKLKQASAYTILAIILISIVAVLFAFPLYWIITGSFKTGAAINATTPEWWPSQWVLTNYQKLFAGKSAPLWQLAVPFGSKFSADGEPIYFSVGPMAPAAIRWMINTVFMAVMSMIFTCITAAMAGYALAKKRFVGRKLLFTLIVCAMALPKQVILIPLLREMSALNLYNTIWAVIFPIVGWPFGVFLMKQFSEGIPTEMLEAARIDGASEARTFVKIVLPMVKPGIGALAIFTFINSWNDYFMQLIMLSSTSNLTISLGIAKLQAENSTDFGLIMAGAALAAVPIIIIFLIFQKYFTKGIAMGAVKG from the coding sequence ATGAGTGCAACTGCTGCAACCAAAAAGCAAAAACCGCTGAAACGTCATCCCAGCAAGCTCAAGCAGGCAAGTGCCTACACGATCCTGGCCATCATCCTCATCAGCATCGTGGCTGTGCTGTTCGCGTTCCCGCTGTACTGGATCATCACCGGCTCCTTCAAGACCGGTGCCGCCATCAACGCCACTACCCCGGAGTGGTGGCCCAGCCAGTGGGTGCTGACCAACTACCAGAAGCTGTTTGCCGGCAAGAGTGCCCCGCTGTGGCAGCTGGCCGTGCCCTTCGGCAGCAAGTTCAGCGCCGACGGCGAGCCCATCTACTTCTCGGTGGGCCCCATGGCACCCGCTGCCATCCGCTGGATGATCAATACCGTGTTCATGGCCGTCATGTCCATGATCTTCACCTGCATCACCGCCGCCATGGCCGGTTATGCGCTGGCCAAGAAGCGCTTTGTGGGCCGCAAGCTGCTGTTCACCCTCATCGTGTGCGCAATGGCTCTGCCCAAGCAGGTCATCCTGATCCCCCTGCTGCGCGAGATGAGTGCTTTGAATCTGTACAACACCATCTGGGCCGTTATCTTCCCCATCGTGGGCTGGCCCTTTGGCGTGTTCCTGATGAAGCAGTTCAGTGAGGGCATCCCCACCGAAATGCTGGAAGCTGCCCGCATCGACGGTGCCAGCGAGGCACGCACCTTTGTCAAGATCGTGCTGCCCATGGTCAAGCCCGGCATCGGCGCACTGGCCATCTTCACCTTCATCAACAGCTGGAACGACTACTTCATGCAGTTGATCATGCTGTCCAGCACCAGCAACCTGACCATCTCGCTGGGCATTGCAAAGCTGCAGGCCGAGAACAGCACCGACTTCGGTCTGATCATGGCCGGTGCCGCACTGGCCGCCGTGCCTATCATCATCATCTTCCTCATTTTCCAGAAGTACTTCACCAAGGGCATCGCAATGGGTGCTGTTAAGGGCTAA
- a CDS encoding metallophosphoesterase family protein: MKILAISDVPSKALWDYGTREHLQGIDLILSCGDLPKKYLEYLTNFTTVPILYVHGNHDGSYRGDEPGGCICVDDQVFVWNGLRIMGLGGCFRYNQEDTYQYTEAAMRRRARKLWLQAHKVGGIDILLTHAPASGLNDGTDRAHKGFVCFNELLDEYQPAWFVHGHVHLNYDAKLPRVCTRGNTTVINATERYVFEIPDPDPLQKRKFLWGSAKK, translated from the coding sequence GTGAAAATACTTGCGATTTCGGATGTGCCCTCCAAAGCCTTGTGGGACTACGGCACCCGGGAACATCTGCAGGGGATCGACCTGATCCTTTCCTGCGGGGACCTGCCAAAGAAGTATCTGGAGTATCTGACCAATTTCACGACCGTGCCCATTTTGTATGTCCACGGCAACCACGACGGAAGCTACCGGGGCGATGAGCCGGGCGGCTGCATCTGTGTGGATGATCAGGTGTTCGTGTGGAACGGGCTGCGCATCATGGGGCTGGGCGGGTGTTTCCGCTACAACCAGGAAGATACCTACCAGTACACCGAGGCGGCCATGCGCCGCCGGGCACGCAAACTCTGGCTCCAGGCGCACAAGGTGGGCGGCATCGACATCCTGCTCACGCATGCCCCGGCCAGCGGCCTGAACGACGGCACCGACCGCGCCCACAAGGGCTTTGTGTGCTTCAATGAGCTGCTGGACGAATACCAGCCTGCCTGGTTCGTGCACGGGCATGTGCACCTGAACTATGACGCAAAGCTGCCCCGGGTGTGCACCCGCGGAAACACTACGGTGATCAATGCCACGGAGCGCTATGTGTTTGAGATCCCGGATCCGGATCCGCTGCAAAAGCGGAAATTCCTCTGGGGCAGCGCAAAGAAATAA
- a CDS encoding YhcH/YjgK/YiaL family protein, with translation MICDTLEHLARYKGLHPNLDTAIDYLLTHDLSALPNGRTEVDGDEVFINVMDAALHPDAGYHPEYHKLYADLQIDITGGEGWGYTNEPGEEVGEYTVDCGFQDSASVVSGALGEGRFVLFFPTELHKPGLVQDGCANVRKAVVKIKMEG, from the coding sequence ATGATCTGCGATACTCTGGAGCATCTGGCCCGCTACAAAGGGCTGCATCCCAATCTGGACACCGCCATCGACTACCTGCTCACCCACGACCTTTCGGCCCTGCCGAACGGCCGCACTGAGGTGGACGGTGACGAGGTATTCATCAACGTGATGGACGCCGCCCTGCACCCGGATGCAGGCTACCACCCCGAATATCACAAATTGTATGCCGACCTGCAGATCGACATCACCGGCGGCGAGGGCTGGGGCTACACCAATGAGCCCGGCGAGGAAGTCGGCGAATATACCGTGGACTGCGGCTTCCAGGACAGCGCCAGCGTTGTGAGCGGTGCCCTGGGCGAGGGGCGGTTCGTCCTGTTCTTCCCCACGGAGCTGCACAAACCCGGCCTGGTACAGGATGGCTGTGCCAATGTGCGCAAGGCCGTTGTCAAAATCAAAATGGAGGGCTGA